One genomic window of Garra rufa chromosome 2, GarRuf1.0, whole genome shotgun sequence includes the following:
- the neurog3 gene encoding neurogenin-3 gives MTPRTTCTSAGRNGAFKSNWSSTLDLKSGCTNITKGQKIKCNRALELGNIECSSNSNEENTRNKRIKKKIPVRSASRQRGNRRVKANDRERHRMHKLNSALDTLRSVLPTFPDDAKLTKIETLRFAHNYIWALSETLRIADHVRQISNYDRDQENLTVPSACLDVRYSASSACASKWHSTNSTNWQETQGFYTDLLLEEFNCSFQDNLTIDLICE, from the coding sequence ATGACTCCAAGAACCACGTGCACTTCGGCAGGAAGGAATGGGGCCTTTAAATCTAACTGGAGTTCAACATTAGATCTCAAGTCTGGATGCACTAACATTACCAAGGGCCAAAAAATCAAATGCAACAGAGCTTTAGAGCTTGGCAACATTGAATGCTCATCTAACTCCAACGAAGAGAAcacaagaaataaaagaattaagaaAAAGATACCAGTTAGATCAGCAAGCAGACAACGTGGGAATCGCAGAGTGAAGGCAAACGACAGAGAAAGGCACCGCATGCATAAACTGAACTCCGCCTTGGATACTCTGAGAAGCGTACTTCCAACTTTTCCTGACGACGCGAAATTGACTAAAATTGAGACTTTGAGATTCGCGCACAATTACATTTGGGCATTGTCAGAAACTTTGAGAATTGCAGACCATGTTCGACAAATTTCAAATTACGATCGGGACCAGGAGAACCTCACTGTGCCAAGCGCTTGCTTGGATGTGCGTTATAGCGCATCCAGCGCTTGCGCATCCAAATGGCACTCCACAAACTCAACAAATTGGCAAGAAACTCAAGGCTTCTACACTGATTTGTTACTAGAGGAATTTAACTGCAGTTTTCAGGACAATCTAACAATTGATCTAATCTGCGAGTAG